In the Shewanella sp. OMA3-2 genome, one interval contains:
- a CDS encoding DUF1488 domain-containing protein, with protein MNQSVIFTDQLYIETNQVRFIAQQQGVNINCFASFAVISALCDNQDVNEHNAINLFELCRFDLEDKAEALIEQEAFCDSGDIALL; from the coding sequence ATGAATCAAAGTGTGATTTTTACCGATCAACTCTATATAGAAACTAATCAAGTCAGATTTATTGCACAGCAGCAAGGAGTGAACATTAATTGTTTTGCTAGCTTTGCTGTAATCAGTGCTCTTTGTGATAATCAGGACGTTAATGAACATAACGCGATTAACTTGTTTGAGCTATGCCGATTTGATTTAGAAGATAAAGCCGAAGCGTTGATAGAGCAAGAAGCTTTCTGTGACAGCGGTGACATTGCGCTATTATAA